From Glycine soja cultivar W05 chromosome 4, ASM419377v2, whole genome shotgun sequence, the proteins below share one genomic window:
- the LOC114409435 gene encoding ABC transporter C family member 2-like isoform X2 yields MSTAREVKRMDSITRSPVYAHFGESLNGLSSICAYKAYDRMAHINGKFMDNNIRFTLVNISSNLWLTIRLETLGGLMIWLIATSAVLQNARAANQAMFASTMGLLLSYTLNITNLLSGVLRQASRAENSLNSVERVDTYINLETEAPGVIETNRPPPGWPTSGSIEFEDVVLRYRPELPPVLHGLSFTVPPTEKIGVVGRTGAGKSSMLNALFRIVELQKGKIIIDGCDISTFGLEDVRKVLTIIPQSPVLFSGTVRFNLDPFNEHNDADLWQALERAHLKDVIRRNPFGLDAQVSEGGDNFSVGQRQLLSLARALLRRSKVLVLDEATAAVEVRTDALIQKTIRQEFQSCTMLIIAHRLNTIIDCNRILLLNAGRVLEYSSPEELLQNEGTAFYKMVQSTGPENAQYLCSLVFGKTENNSNEYNKELENHVRQLASSRWTAATQFAIVATLSSLSHHLQKPSSEDNKDILDKTKDAIITLQEVLVGKHDEDIEETLYKYHIPTDRWWSTLCKVIEGLALLKGLPLDNIQHLELDFEGRSFD; encoded by the exons ATG AGCACAGCTCGAGAGGTAAAGCGCATGGATTCCATTACAAGATCTCCTGTTTATGCACATTTTGGTGAATCACTGAATGGTTTGTCAAGCATTTGTGCTTATAAAGCATATGACAGAATGGCACACATTAATGGAAAATTCATGGATAACAACATCAGATTTACTCTTGTGAATATTAGTTCAAATCTTTGGCTCACCATAAGGCTAGAAACATTAGGAGGCCTCATGATTTGGTTGATAGCAACATCTGCTGTCTTGCAGAATGCAAGAGCTGCAAACCAGGCAATGTTTGCATCTACAATGGGTTTACTTCTCAGTTATACTTTGAACATAACAAATCTCTTGAGTGGTGTACTCAGACAAGCAAGTAGAGCTGAAAACAGTTTAAATTCTGTTGAGCGTGTCGACACATACATAAATTTAGAAACTGAGGCTCCTGGTGTAATTGAGACAAACCGTCCACCACCAGGATGGCCAACATCAGGATCAATTGAGTTTGAGGATGTTGTTCTGAGATACCGGCCGGAACTTCCTCCAGTGCTGCATGGATTGTCCTTTACAGTACCTCCAACTGAGAAGATAGGGGTAGTTGGAAGAACTGGGGCAGGAAAATCTAGCATGCTTAATGCATTATTCCGGATTGTGGAACTTCAGAAAGGAAAAATCATTATTGATGGTTGTGATATTTCTACATTCGGACTAGAAGATGTTCGAAAAGTTCTTACTATCATACCACAATCTCCAGTTCTTTTCTCTG GAACTGTTCGTTTCAATCTTGATCCATTTAATGAACACAATGATGCTGACCTATGGCAAGCTTTAGAGAGGGCACATTTGAAGGATGTAATAAGAAGAAATCCATTTGGTCTAGATGCTCAG GTTTCAGAGGGAGGAGACAATTTCAGTGTTGGACAGAGGCAACTGCTAAGTCTAGCTAGAGCATTGCTACGAAGATCAAAGGTTCTTGTCCTGGATGAAGCTACTGCTGCTGTAGAAGTTAGAACTGATGCCCTTATACAGAAAACTATCAGACAAGAATTTCAGTCCTGCACAATGCTCATCATTGCACACAGACTAAATACAATCATTGACTGCAATCGGATTCTGCTGCTCAATGCTGGCCGA GTCCTTGAATATAGTTCTCCAGAGGAACTCTTACAAAATGAAGGAACAGCTTTCTACAAGATGGTTCAAAGTACTGGACCTGAAAATGCTCAGTATTTATGTAGCCTAGTATTTGGAAAGACAGAGAATAACTCAAATGAATATAACAAGGAGTTGGAAAACCATGTGAGACAATTAGCTTCTTCTCGCTGGACTGCTGCTACTCAGTTTGCTATAGTTGCTACCCTTTCTTCATTAAGCCATCACCTTCAAAAGCCAAGTAGTGAAGACAATAAAGATATCCTTGATAAAACAAAGGATGCAATTATAACACTTCAAGAAGTTCTAGTGGGGAAGCATGATGAAGACATAGAAGAGACACTGTATAAATACCATATTCCTACAGATAGATGGTGGTCTACCCTCTGTAAAGTTATTGAAG GTCTTGCTCTCTTGAAGGGGTTGCCTCTAGACAACATTCAACATCTAGAACTTGATTTTGAAGGGAGATCTTTTGACTAA
- the LOC114409435 gene encoding ABC transporter C family member 2-like isoform X1, translated as MLDKILQAPMVFFQTNPVGRIINRFAKDTGDIDTNVFNLVNMFLGQVWQLLSIFVLIGTVSTISLWAIMPLLIFFYAAYLYYQSTAREVKRMDSITRSPVYAHFGESLNGLSSICAYKAYDRMAHINGKFMDNNIRFTLVNISSNLWLTIRLETLGGLMIWLIATSAVLQNARAANQAMFASTMGLLLSYTLNITNLLSGVLRQASRAENSLNSVERVDTYINLETEAPGVIETNRPPPGWPTSGSIEFEDVVLRYRPELPPVLHGLSFTVPPTEKIGVVGRTGAGKSSMLNALFRIVELQKGKIIIDGCDISTFGLEDVRKVLTIIPQSPVLFSGTVRFNLDPFNEHNDADLWQALERAHLKDVIRRNPFGLDAQVSEGGDNFSVGQRQLLSLARALLRRSKVLVLDEATAAVEVRTDALIQKTIRQEFQSCTMLIIAHRLNTIIDCNRILLLNAGRVLEYSSPEELLQNEGTAFYKMVQSTGPENAQYLCSLVFGKTENNSNEYNKELENHVRQLASSRWTAATQFAIVATLSSLSHHLQKPSSEDNKDILDKTKDAIITLQEVLVGKHDEDIEETLYKYHIPTDRWWSTLCKVIEGLALLKGLPLDNIQHLELDFEGRSFD; from the exons ATGCTAGATAAAATCCTCCAGGCTCCTATGGTATTCTTCCAAACTAATCCAGTTGGCCGCATAATTAATAGGTTTGCAAAAGATACGGGAGATATAGATACCaatgtttttaatttggtgAACATGTTTTTGGGGCAAGTCTGGCAACTACTTTCGATATTTGTTCTTATAGGCACAGTGAGCACTATTTCCTTGTGGGCTATTATGCCACTTCTGATCTTCTTTTATGCAGCTTATCTATATTACCAG AGCACAGCTCGAGAGGTAAAGCGCATGGATTCCATTACAAGATCTCCTGTTTATGCACATTTTGGTGAATCACTGAATGGTTTGTCAAGCATTTGTGCTTATAAAGCATATGACAGAATGGCACACATTAATGGAAAATTCATGGATAACAACATCAGATTTACTCTTGTGAATATTAGTTCAAATCTTTGGCTCACCATAAGGCTAGAAACATTAGGAGGCCTCATGATTTGGTTGATAGCAACATCTGCTGTCTTGCAGAATGCAAGAGCTGCAAACCAGGCAATGTTTGCATCTACAATGGGTTTACTTCTCAGTTATACTTTGAACATAACAAATCTCTTGAGTGGTGTACTCAGACAAGCAAGTAGAGCTGAAAACAGTTTAAATTCTGTTGAGCGTGTCGACACATACATAAATTTAGAAACTGAGGCTCCTGGTGTAATTGAGACAAACCGTCCACCACCAGGATGGCCAACATCAGGATCAATTGAGTTTGAGGATGTTGTTCTGAGATACCGGCCGGAACTTCCTCCAGTGCTGCATGGATTGTCCTTTACAGTACCTCCAACTGAGAAGATAGGGGTAGTTGGAAGAACTGGGGCAGGAAAATCTAGCATGCTTAATGCATTATTCCGGATTGTGGAACTTCAGAAAGGAAAAATCATTATTGATGGTTGTGATATTTCTACATTCGGACTAGAAGATGTTCGAAAAGTTCTTACTATCATACCACAATCTCCAGTTCTTTTCTCTG GAACTGTTCGTTTCAATCTTGATCCATTTAATGAACACAATGATGCTGACCTATGGCAAGCTTTAGAGAGGGCACATTTGAAGGATGTAATAAGAAGAAATCCATTTGGTCTAGATGCTCAG GTTTCAGAGGGAGGAGACAATTTCAGTGTTGGACAGAGGCAACTGCTAAGTCTAGCTAGAGCATTGCTACGAAGATCAAAGGTTCTTGTCCTGGATGAAGCTACTGCTGCTGTAGAAGTTAGAACTGATGCCCTTATACAGAAAACTATCAGACAAGAATTTCAGTCCTGCACAATGCTCATCATTGCACACAGACTAAATACAATCATTGACTGCAATCGGATTCTGCTGCTCAATGCTGGCCGA GTCCTTGAATATAGTTCTCCAGAGGAACTCTTACAAAATGAAGGAACAGCTTTCTACAAGATGGTTCAAAGTACTGGACCTGAAAATGCTCAGTATTTATGTAGCCTAGTATTTGGAAAGACAGAGAATAACTCAAATGAATATAACAAGGAGTTGGAAAACCATGTGAGACAATTAGCTTCTTCTCGCTGGACTGCTGCTACTCAGTTTGCTATAGTTGCTACCCTTTCTTCATTAAGCCATCACCTTCAAAAGCCAAGTAGTGAAGACAATAAAGATATCCTTGATAAAACAAAGGATGCAATTATAACACTTCAAGAAGTTCTAGTGGGGAAGCATGATGAAGACATAGAAGAGACACTGTATAAATACCATATTCCTACAGATAGATGGTGGTCTACCCTCTGTAAAGTTATTGAAG GTCTTGCTCTCTTGAAGGGGTTGCCTCTAGACAACATTCAACATCTAGAACTTGATTTTGAAGGGAGATCTTTTGACTAA
- the LOC114409435 gene encoding ABC transporter C family member 2-like isoform X3, producing MDSITRSPVYAHFGESLNGLSSICAYKAYDRMAHINGKFMDNNIRFTLVNISSNLWLTIRLETLGGLMIWLIATSAVLQNARAANQAMFASTMGLLLSYTLNITNLLSGVLRQASRAENSLNSVERVDTYINLETEAPGVIETNRPPPGWPTSGSIEFEDVVLRYRPELPPVLHGLSFTVPPTEKIGVVGRTGAGKSSMLNALFRIVELQKGKIIIDGCDISTFGLEDVRKVLTIIPQSPVLFSGTVRFNLDPFNEHNDADLWQALERAHLKDVIRRNPFGLDAQVSEGGDNFSVGQRQLLSLARALLRRSKVLVLDEATAAVEVRTDALIQKTIRQEFQSCTMLIIAHRLNTIIDCNRILLLNAGRVLEYSSPEELLQNEGTAFYKMVQSTGPENAQYLCSLVFGKTENNSNEYNKELENHVRQLASSRWTAATQFAIVATLSSLSHHLQKPSSEDNKDILDKTKDAIITLQEVLVGKHDEDIEETLYKYHIPTDRWWSTLCKVIEGLALLKGLPLDNIQHLELDFEGRSFD from the exons ATGGATTCCATTACAAGATCTCCTGTTTATGCACATTTTGGTGAATCACTGAATGGTTTGTCAAGCATTTGTGCTTATAAAGCATATGACAGAATGGCACACATTAATGGAAAATTCATGGATAACAACATCAGATTTACTCTTGTGAATATTAGTTCAAATCTTTGGCTCACCATAAGGCTAGAAACATTAGGAGGCCTCATGATTTGGTTGATAGCAACATCTGCTGTCTTGCAGAATGCAAGAGCTGCAAACCAGGCAATGTTTGCATCTACAATGGGTTTACTTCTCAGTTATACTTTGAACATAACAAATCTCTTGAGTGGTGTACTCAGACAAGCAAGTAGAGCTGAAAACAGTTTAAATTCTGTTGAGCGTGTCGACACATACATAAATTTAGAAACTGAGGCTCCTGGTGTAATTGAGACAAACCGTCCACCACCAGGATGGCCAACATCAGGATCAATTGAGTTTGAGGATGTTGTTCTGAGATACCGGCCGGAACTTCCTCCAGTGCTGCATGGATTGTCCTTTACAGTACCTCCAACTGAGAAGATAGGGGTAGTTGGAAGAACTGGGGCAGGAAAATCTAGCATGCTTAATGCATTATTCCGGATTGTGGAACTTCAGAAAGGAAAAATCATTATTGATGGTTGTGATATTTCTACATTCGGACTAGAAGATGTTCGAAAAGTTCTTACTATCATACCACAATCTCCAGTTCTTTTCTCTG GAACTGTTCGTTTCAATCTTGATCCATTTAATGAACACAATGATGCTGACCTATGGCAAGCTTTAGAGAGGGCACATTTGAAGGATGTAATAAGAAGAAATCCATTTGGTCTAGATGCTCAG GTTTCAGAGGGAGGAGACAATTTCAGTGTTGGACAGAGGCAACTGCTAAGTCTAGCTAGAGCATTGCTACGAAGATCAAAGGTTCTTGTCCTGGATGAAGCTACTGCTGCTGTAGAAGTTAGAACTGATGCCCTTATACAGAAAACTATCAGACAAGAATTTCAGTCCTGCACAATGCTCATCATTGCACACAGACTAAATACAATCATTGACTGCAATCGGATTCTGCTGCTCAATGCTGGCCGA GTCCTTGAATATAGTTCTCCAGAGGAACTCTTACAAAATGAAGGAACAGCTTTCTACAAGATGGTTCAAAGTACTGGACCTGAAAATGCTCAGTATTTATGTAGCCTAGTATTTGGAAAGACAGAGAATAACTCAAATGAATATAACAAGGAGTTGGAAAACCATGTGAGACAATTAGCTTCTTCTCGCTGGACTGCTGCTACTCAGTTTGCTATAGTTGCTACCCTTTCTTCATTAAGCCATCACCTTCAAAAGCCAAGTAGTGAAGACAATAAAGATATCCTTGATAAAACAAAGGATGCAATTATAACACTTCAAGAAGTTCTAGTGGGGAAGCATGATGAAGACATAGAAGAGACACTGTATAAATACCATATTCCTACAGATAGATGGTGGTCTACCCTCTGTAAAGTTATTGAAG GTCTTGCTCTCTTGAAGGGGTTGCCTCTAGACAACATTCAACATCTAGAACTTGATTTTGAAGGGAGATCTTTTGACTAA
- the LOC114410610 gene encoding soluble starch synthase 1, chloroplastic/amyloplastic-like — protein MFAQKKVTLSLGRHKIVILDEADSNLGLPPEWYRALGWVFPTWARTHSLDTGEAVNFLKGVVVIADRIVTAKCKISLQKELGLPVRPDYPMVMLGLGNSIYEDWMSATKSAYKDKFRGWVGFNVPISHKITARLNQLYAMRYGTIPVVHETGGLRDTVHNLNPYTEESKAESTGYVVHEL, from the exons ATGTTTGCTCAGAAGAAAGTCACACTGAGCCTGGGGAGGCACAAGATAGTAATACTGGATGAAGCTGATAG CAATTTGGGGCTACCTCCAGAATGGTATAGAGCACTGGGATGGGTGTTCCCTACGTGGGCAAGGACGCATTCTCTTGACACGGGAGAAGCTGTCAACTTTCTAAAAGGTGTTGTTGTTATAGCTGACCGGATTGTTACA GCCAAATGCAAGATTTCGTTGCAAAAGGAATTGGGTCTTCCAGTGAGGCCTGATTATCCAATG GTTATGCTAGGTTTAGGAAACTCTATTTATGAAGACTGGATGAGTGCAACAAAATCAGCTTATAAAGATAAATTTCGGGGTTGGGTGGGATTCAATGTTCCAATATCTCATAAAATAACTGCAAG ACTAAATCAATTGTATGCAATGAGATATGGAACTATACCTGTAGTTCATGAAACTGGGGGGCTAAGA GATACTGTTCATAATTTGAATCCCTATACTGAAGAAAGTAAAGCTGAAAGCACTGGGTATGTTGTCCATGAGCTTTGA
- the LOC114409437 gene encoding BTB/POZ domain-containing protein At3g05675-like, giving the protein MSKIPNIKAGGVSTTKDIFVSAVRFAVSIEGPCFPFGDELRISAQEQIDYMLGEDGDTTIIMSDDEVQSVVRMGFYNIIHSFEMDLSSLILGTTLELEGVYDRIMKRVSDLEWMCNVLPKMDLMKNFVSDWSAISSKILGIIEDKKLDHVMWGLKVKLIEVACKVLEAVGYGSVILPAPCRVQLLKTWFPYVRKMKPLLDSKAIEETGFPYKMDEDLCQAIEGAIVSLILTLPSNDQADILADWIKSREVGYPDLSEAFEVWCYRTKSAKRRLVEGLDGQSDAAVSP; this is encoded by the coding sequence ATGTCAAAAATACCTAACATCAAAGCAGGAGGCGTAAGTACTACAAAAGATATATTTGTTTCAGCTGTTCGTTTTGCCGTGTCTATTGAGGGACCATGTTTTCCATTTGGAGATGAGCTGCGAATCTCTGCTCAAGAGCAAATTGACTACATGCTAGGAGAAGATGGAGATACTACTATCATCATGTCTGATGATGAAGTACAATCAGTAGTAAGAATGGGTTTTTATAACATCATTCATTCATTTGAAATGGATTTGTCTTCCTTGATTTTGGGCACTACCCTTGAGCTTGAGGGTGTGTATGATAGGATAATGAAAAGGGTATCTGATCTTGAATGGATGTGTAATGTACTCCCAAAGATGGATTTAATGAAGAATTTTGTTTCCGACTGGTCGGCAATCTCAAGCAAAATTTTGGGGATCATTGAAGACAAGAAGCTTGACCATGTCATGTGGGGGCTGAAAGTGAAATTGATAGAAGTAGCATGTAAAGTTTTGGAAGCAGTTGGTTATGGTAGCGTGATTCTTCCAGCTCCGTGTCGGGTGCAATTGCTAAAGACCTGGTTTCCATATGTTCGGAAGATGAAGCCTTTATTGGATTCAAAAGCCATTGAGGAAACTGGTTTTCCTTACAAAATGGATGAAGATTTGTGTCAGGCCATTGAGGGAGCAATTGTGTCACTGATATTGACGTTGCCATCAAATGATCAAGCAGACATTTTGGCAGACTGGATTAAAAGCCGGGAAGTTGGATATCCTGACTTGAGCGAGGCTTTTGAGGTATGGTGTTATCGAACCAAATCTGCCAAAAGGAGATTAGTCGAAGGTTTAGATGGCCAAAGTGATGCTGCTGTCAGCCCTTGA